The Aureitalea marina genome includes a window with the following:
- a CDS encoding sensor histidine kinase — protein MHKQYTYYDGLPSDNVLEIGQDSLGLIYIKSDKGTSLFNGGEFSDLTEEPALNFISKTDSLAVSLYNVLADRTVNVTFMDLQGSWWVGTEGSGLWYFPTGNSGKQNVFIQYIGLNNDREEFPGSQLTIPHQYETLTIGYASPDYTALGRQQFRYKIEGVHQDWVLTRDNKVQFTALPHGETYTFSVAVQDAGGNWSEPATLAMKFEQAFYQSRMFFGLIGVLVIALIWASTRWFFKRQANWAKMNTQLMELEGQALQSQMNPHFVFNSLNSIQSFVSSGDELKAEVYLAKFSDLLRKTLESSKKTRIPLSDEINMLERYLELESMRFGDRLNYSLEVDEKLETDLIQVPAMLIQPFVENAIVHGIGPKPSGGEVKVSFDKVDDKTLLCRVKDNGVGRNKTQNTLHQSMGTDIVRRRLELMGPNENGQVEYIDLVDEKEQSKGTEVIIRIPL, from the coding sequence TTGCATAAACAATACACCTATTATGACGGCTTACCGTCTGACAATGTCTTGGAAATAGGTCAGGACAGTCTGGGTTTGATCTATATTAAATCCGACAAAGGGACTAGTCTTTTTAATGGAGGAGAGTTCTCCGATCTGACTGAAGAACCGGCTTTAAACTTCATTTCCAAGACGGATAGTTTAGCTGTAAGCTTGTATAACGTATTGGCTGACCGTACTGTTAACGTGACCTTCATGGACCTACAGGGCTCCTGGTGGGTAGGAACTGAGGGCTCAGGTCTTTGGTATTTCCCTACCGGTAATTCCGGAAAGCAGAATGTGTTTATACAGTATATCGGGTTAAATAATGACCGAGAGGAATTTCCTGGATCACAACTGACTATACCCCATCAATACGAGACTCTGACCATTGGGTATGCCAGTCCGGATTATACTGCACTCGGTCGTCAGCAATTTCGATACAAGATCGAGGGTGTTCATCAGGATTGGGTATTGACCAGGGATAATAAGGTTCAGTTCACGGCCTTGCCGCATGGGGAAACCTATACTTTCTCAGTCGCTGTTCAGGATGCGGGAGGGAACTGGAGTGAACCAGCTACGCTAGCTATGAAATTTGAACAGGCATTCTATCAGTCCAGGATGTTTTTTGGTTTGATCGGTGTTTTGGTGATTGCGCTGATCTGGGCATCAACACGTTGGTTCTTCAAAAGACAGGCAAATTGGGCTAAAATGAACACCCAGCTTATGGAGTTGGAAGGGCAGGCTCTGCAGTCCCAAATGAATCCTCATTTTGTATTTAATTCCTTAAATTCCATTCAGAGCTTTGTAAGTTCAGGAGACGAACTAAAGGCAGAGGTGTACTTGGCGAAATTCTCAGATCTGCTTCGCAAAACCCTGGAATCATCCAAGAAAACAAGGATCCCTCTTTCTGATGAGATCAATATGCTGGAGCGTTACTTAGAATTGGAAAGCATGCGCTTCGGAGACCGACTGAATTATAGCTTGGAGGTTGATGAAAAACTGGAAACAGATCTGATTCAAGTTCCCGCCATGCTGATTCAGCCATTTGTAGAAAATGCCATCGTACATGGGATCGGCCCAAAACCATCAGGAGGAGAGGTCAAGGTCAGTTTTGATAAGGTAGATGACAAAACACTCCTATGTCGCGTTAAAGACAACGGAGTTGGAAGAAATAAAACACAAAATACACTCCATCAGTCCATGGGTACAGATATTGTGCGCAGGAGGTTGGAGTTGATGGGTCCCAACGAGAATGGACAGGTTGAGTATATCGATCTGGTAGACGAAAAGGAACAATCAAAAGGAACAGAAGTCATTATTCGAATCCCTTTATGA
- a CDS encoding LytR/AlgR family response regulator transcription factor: MSLKVIIIDDELNAITTLENFTRKYLVDCIVVGTASSKEEGVKLINSTSFDLALLDINLGDGTGFEVLDGCSNRDFHVVFTTAYDQYAIKAFRYSAMDYLLKPINPEELIQTVDRIRALPAAPNQEQSGYAATVAKTGTADKLVVNASSEIHFIDLDQISHLESYRNYTDIYLQNGQKITSTKTLKYYELMLEGQGFFRIHQKHLVRLDCVTRFLKEDGGYVELKDGSKLEVSRRKKDELLKTLMPGEKA; encoded by the coding sequence ATGAGCTTGAAGGTTATCATCATTGACGACGAGCTAAATGCCATTACAACCCTGGAGAATTTCACAAGGAAATATCTAGTGGATTGCATCGTGGTTGGCACGGCCTCCAGTAAGGAAGAAGGCGTGAAGTTGATCAATTCGACTTCGTTCGACCTGGCTTTATTGGACATCAACCTGGGCGATGGAACGGGCTTTGAGGTGCTGGATGGTTGCAGCAATCGTGATTTTCATGTTGTCTTTACCACTGCCTACGACCAATATGCTATCAAAGCATTCAGATACTCGGCCATGGATTACCTCTTGAAACCCATCAATCCCGAGGAGTTGATCCAAACTGTGGACCGTATTCGTGCATTACCTGCCGCACCAAACCAGGAACAATCAGGTTATGCTGCCACCGTGGCTAAAACCGGAACTGCAGATAAGCTGGTGGTAAATGCCAGTAGTGAGATTCATTTCATCGACTTGGATCAGATCAGTCATTTGGAATCCTATAGGAACTATACGGATATCTACTTGCAGAACGGTCAGAAGATCACCTCCACCAAGACGCTCAAATACTATGAGCTTATGCTGGAAGGACAAGGTTTTTTCAGGATCCATCAAAAACATCTGGTCCGACTGGATTGTGTCACCAGATTCCTGAAAGAAGATGGAGGATATGTAGAGTTAAAGGACGGAAGCAAACTGGAAGTTTCCAGGAGAAAAAAAGACGAGTTACTAAAAACACTTATGCCGGGAGAAAAAGCATGA
- a CDS encoding 6-pyruvoyl trahydropterin synthase family protein: MSQIRLTKKFSFETGHALYGHDGKCRNLHGHSYKLSVTVIGTPIDDSTNPKYGMVIDFSDLKKIVKEEIVDVFDHATVFNGNSPHDELANELIKRGHHVLLVDYQPTSEMMVIDFANKIQKHLPNHIKLHSLKLYETATSYAEWFASDNPS; the protein is encoded by the coding sequence ATGAGTCAGATCAGGTTAACCAAGAAATTTAGTTTTGAAACAGGCCATGCCTTGTATGGGCATGACGGCAAGTGCAGGAACCTGCACGGTCACAGTTATAAATTGTCTGTCACTGTAATCGGCACTCCTATTGATGATAGCACTAACCCCAAATACGGGATGGTCATTGATTTCTCTGACCTCAAGAAAATTGTCAAAGAAGAGATTGTCGATGTATTCGATCATGCAACCGTTTTCAATGGGAACTCACCGCACGATGAGCTGGCCAATGAATTAATAAAAAGGGGACATCATGTCCTGCTGGTCGATTACCAACCAACCAGCGAAATGATGGTCATAGACTTTGCCAATAAGATTCAAAAACATCTACCTAACCATATTAAGTTGCACTCCTTGAAGCTTTATGAAACGGCGACTAGTTATGCGGAGTGGTTTGCAAGTGATAATCCGTCCTAG